The DNA region ATGATGATTTTGGAAAAGCTTCTTTGGAACTGACAAATGTGAGAATATTAGTGAAAAGGTTCGTGCTCTTGGGGACCCCAGCGCAGCCATCGGGGTGTTCGCTTGGCATCTTGGAAAGCAGGAACTGAGGCATGTTGCCAGCTCCTGTGATGTTATTGCACATCTCATAATTTTTGATATTtctctgaaagccccagctcctcatgTGATTACACAAGAACCTCAGCTTTCAGTTAGCGTCTGGGCCTCAAATCCTTGAGAGGAGCTTAAAACTGTGAACCCTAAAGACTCAAATCTTCAGAAAGCAAATTCCAAAAACCCAGTGTTCCTTTTTTAAAGTCTCCCTGGTTTGGGGAGGGTCCTGACTTTGGGTTTTGACTGGGGTGAGGGTTGGTAAAGGGTGTGCTGGGACCCCCAGATGTTGGTCAGTCAGTCGATCCATCCATCCAGTGgactcaaagcacttcacaaactttAATAAATTTGGCTCACTGCATCACCCCAGGGGCAGGTGAGTAGTGTTGTCCCTTTTCCCCAGGCATGGGGGGAGCCTGCACCATAGGGCAGGCACTTGGTTCCTGCAAGGACAGGCCCTGCCTCAGGTACTAGGTGCTTGTTTtcccttaaaatctctctctgcccctggtgcagctccaccCACAGGGCAGCAAGCACTAGTGCAAACGAGCTGTGCacggggctgctgctgcaggccagAGATGGGGAGCAAAACCTTCAGTCCTGCAGGAGCTGCACagctcatcccctgccccccatccctcctctctgcccctctcctctcTACAGCCCCCCAGggacaccccatccccctgcccccattcttctCCCTATAGCTCCCCCATACACAgctcatcccctgcccccatccctcctctctgcccctctcctctcTACAGCCCCCCAGggacaccccatccccctgcccccattcttctCCCTATAGCTCCCCCATACACAgctcatcccctgcccccatccctcctctctgcccctctcctctctatgccccccccccccgcgcgcacaccccatcccctgcccctcccagtctCTCCAGAGCCCTCCCGCGctcgccccgccccacccccggcagccccgccccccgcctttCGCTTTTAGCCGGGCCGGGCCCTGCGCGGCCGCCGTACCGGGGCGAGGCGGGCCGGGGGGTGGCGGGGCCATGGGGAACCTGTTCGGCCGCAAGCGGCGGAGCCGCGTCACGGAGCAGGACAAGGCCGTGCTGGTGAGGGGGGGCCGGGCGGGAGGTCTCGGCCCCGGCCTGGGCAGGTCCCTGCGCGGGGCCGCCTGGGCCCGGCCACTGCGCCGTGTCCGGGTTTAACTACAGCCGGTGGCAGCTTGTCTCCCGGCCGGGCCCCGACGCTGCAATCGCCGGTCTGAGCCTGcacccccgggaccccccgcACGCACCCCCCAAATacacccccgggacccccccacGCACCCCCCAAATAcacccccgggaccccccgcATGCACCCCCCAAATACACCCCCGGGACCCACCGCATGCACCCCCCAAATacacccccgggacccccccatgcaccccccaaatacacccccgggaccccccgcATGCACCCCCCAAATACACCCCCGGGACCCACCGCATGCACCCCCCAAATacacccccgggacccccccatgcaccccccaaatacacccccgggaccccccgcATGCACCCCCCAAATAcacccccgggaccccccgcATGCACCCCCCAAATAcacccccgggaccccccgcATGCACCCCCAAATacacccccgggacccccccatgcaccccccaaatacacccccgggaccccccgcATGCACCCCCCAAATAcacccccgggaccccccgcATGCACCCCCCAAATAcacccccgggaccccccgcATGCACCCCCCAAATacacccccgggacccccccatgcaccccccaaatacacccccgggaccccccgcATGCACCCCCCAAATAcacccccgggaccccccgcATGCACCCCCCAAATacacccccgggacccccccatgcaccccccaaatacacccccgggacccccccatgcaccccccaaaTACACCCCCGGGACCGCAGCGGGGCGCCAGGCCGggccccccccatacacccccaggCCCCCCCATACATCTCCCTCTATTTACCTTTGGGGCGCCAGGCCGGGCCCCCACAGTGCTCTCTCCTAAATAAACccctgggggctgcagtggggtgccaggctgccccccccAATACACCCCTGGGACCGCAGTAGGGCACCAGGCCCCTCCCAAATACACCCACGGGGCATCAGGCCCCCCACAGGGGTAACCCTGGGGACTGCAGTAGGGCACCAGGCCGGGCACCCCCACTGAGTTAATTGCACAATCGGGGCCTTAGCATTGAAGTAGGATCACCAAAGTTACCTATGATTCTCCATCTTGATCCACACATCATTATGCTCGGCTCAAGATGGTGCATTGTGTGCTGGGTCCTGGGACCTTCAGGGACTATTACACGTATGTTAAGAGGGACATGTATGTAGCTGCTCTCTTCTGTTTTTCCTACCACGTGTACAATGTACAGGAAACTCCCGCTCACGCTGAGCACACCTGTGTGTGTCTGACTGTCCGGGAACATCCCGACAGCACTTACTTGTGTAACATGCCGGAAGAACATAGTTTCCGCTGGCTGCCAAGGGGGTAAAAAAATCCACAGAGCTCTATAGTGTTTCTGTCTTGGGAGCCACTGTTgcaaacatttttccttttgagGAGCGTGAAGTCACAAAGCAAGGAGGAGACAACAGTTTGAGGGTTAACTTTTGGCATTTAACCACTTTAGCTGCCTGCTGTGCTGTTGTCTTCTAGGAACTAGGCACTGAAACGATTAGAAAATCAGGACTTCTCTGGACAGATGTAATGGGCAGTGGGTGTGCCTGACCTGGACCGTTAAACAGCAGTTGTACAGTTAAGCTTCCAAAGCTTGTCTTTTAACTGAATGCtgtttttattccttttctcCATTAGCAACTGAAACAGCAGCGGGATAAACTGAAGCAGTATCAGAAACGGATCACTCTGAATctggaaagagagagatctgTAGCCCGGCAGCTGCTGAGAGATGGCAAGAAAGAGTAAGTGAGGCACTGCAGCGTCTGATCAGTGTCAGAATGTGACGGCCGGAGATGGCAGAGAAGACCGTGTCTTTGCGATACAAAAGGATCTTTGTTGTTTCAAACATCTGGAGTAAAGTTACCAGGAAATGTTATTGAAACATAGAATAGAAATGAGTTCATGGGATATGTACGTCAGGCTTCTTTCTGTAGACGAAGTGAGGTTAAAAAGGAGGATTCAGAGTgagcctgtgtgctgagcttggaAGGCCTTTGCCTGAGTCTCCAAGAGGGTTTGCAAAAATAGACTGTGGTCATCCTCTTCAATCTGCTAATGCTATAATTTGATTTGTGTGGGCACTTGGGTGCACCAGTCCCTGCTAGGACCTGTAGTTCCCATGGGCTAAAGTAGTGATTTCCTTTTTCTACAAATTACACGGGTTCTGCAGGCTCCAGACATGTTAGCAACACAGTCCAGGGTTCGGCAAAATTGGGCATCCCTGGCCAGAAATACCTCTTTTCACTGAGCTTTACTGCTGGCTTGCTCTGCAGAGGAAAATTCTTAACCAAAACATGAGCTGGAATAGATTTCACGGCAATCTCTCTGTCCTTTAAGAAACaaaggttgtgtttttttttattttgctgacAAGATTACAAAATTAATTCTTTGGCTTAAATCCTTCAAAACAATTTATGCAAAAAATCAATTTGGGAAGCATGGCTCAGCTTGTGTTTAATTATAAAGCCACGACACTTATCCAGATTCATCTGCCTATGGAGAGAATTCCAGGCAGGCTTTGGAGAGCAGAATCTGTACTCTGGACAGAAGGAATTGGTGCCTTTGGGCTTTGGTCCCAACTAGAACTTCCTAACTTCCATATCCATATCATCAACAGTGCCAAGTCACTGCAGAGGGCTGACTATGACCCGATTTCAAGTGATGTTGTTGCCTTAAATTTGCCCTTTAGATTtaaattttataaggacagtcttTTATAGAAGCTCACATCAGTAGAAATATGAACACAATTTAAAAACCAATGGAAATGATATTTTGAGTGCCTAGCTCAATGCGGCCTTGACCGGAGTTCTCTGgttgctaccataatacaaataaacagtCCTCTGCAGTGTTTGAAACCCAGACACTGCACTACTAAGATCCCCCAAGGGAAACtatattaattattttctttgtccAAACTGGGAGAGATGCTGAAAATAAACAGCACAATCAGTGACTTGTGAGTAGTTTTTGAGAATTCTTTCATTGTTAATAATCGGGTATTTTGGATAACTGGTAAAGGAACTGGCATACAgcatgcatattttatttattgattttatatatatatacttgtATGTATTGTGATAGCATtcaaaggccccaatcaggatcagagcccagttgtgggttttttgggtttttttggtactCTCCCAAAGAGTGTGCAACCCAATCTAATGTGCTGTTTAGTTAACAACGTCCTTTTGAGTTGTATTTTGGAACAGCAATACACGTGTCTCCTTTCATTGTGCTTTTCTAGTTAGTCGGTTGGCCATTAGTCTCACATCTTAGGATGCTTCCTCCCAGCCCTGAAGTGTTTTAGAATTCCCAGAAATGCTCAGTAAATCTTCATGCTTAATTATAACATAGCTGTGCACACAGTACAAGTCTAATTGATCAGTGAACACTCCCTAACAGAGCTGATACTCTCCCTGGTGGCTCTGTCTGGAATTTGTTGGTCCCATCTCATTAGGCCTAATAACAAACCAAAGAGACGTTCTCCAGAGCAAAATACATGGGAAGAGGTCTGCCCGGCTTCCAGTGATGACCTGAAATACTGTCTTTTCTGAAAATATCTGGGGTCACTTGTAAATTCCTGCTAATCTGTTTGGGCCTGGAGTAGGTAAGGAAACCCCTTCAAACAGATTAGCAGGAATTTACACGTGACCCCAGACTTTTTCAGGGGAGGGATGGGTAGAAAGTGTTAGTTATTGATCAGGAGTGAAGGCAACAGCCAGGCCTGCtgggccctccccaccccatgacaACTATGGCTTCTCCACAAGGCTTCTCCTGGGACAGATtgcttttcacttaaaaaaaacattttaatgccAAAGATTTACCAAATCCAAGGCAGGAAACACTGGATAGAAAGTGAATGGCAGGAGCAGATGGTGCCCAGCTGGCAGACCAGCGACAGCCACGGTAGGAGAAAGGCacaggggaaagggctggggatcTGAGCAATGGAAGGACAGAAAAAACAGTATTTCAGGTCATCACTGAGTGCTGCTTCTGGGTGGTGCATGTGAAGACTGCTAAAGTCTCTGTTGTGTGGATATGAATTTAATGTGATCCATGTTAATCCTCTGTAAGCTGCACCATCCTCTTCCCCATTAGTGAAAGACGTGGACTTCAGAGCACGCAACAATTTGAATTGATGCCAGAAACGTTACACCATATTTAGTTATGTTTTCTGGCTCTGCAGATGACTAACCACTCATTCCAATTCGCCATTAGGTTTTCTCCCCACTCCAATGCTATGGAATTACCACAGAACTATCTATTGGTCACTGGCTTAATCTTTCCTTAAAAGAAATCTCTTGACTAAATGTTTGACTGATCTGCCCCTTTTTATTACCTCCTTCCTGATGGGAGTTGTTCCGCCATTGCACTTGCCGTGTACATTTGACAGGAACACCTCAGAAAAGCTGTAATGTAGCATTGGTGGGATCTTTTTAGTCTCCCTTGTTTGAGATTTCTTTCTGCTCTTTTATTCCTTCAGAAAAGCCAAGTCGTTGCTCAAGAAGAAGCGCTACCAAGAGCAGCTGCTAGATAAAACAGAAAACCAAATCAGCAACCTGGAGCGCATGGTATGCAAGAACCAACGGATCCCAGGGAAGGGCTTATTGTGTGCAGCTATTCAGGGTGCCGGCTCCATTTTGCCTGTGTGTAATTACAGCTAACTGCCCTAACAGTCATGGCCCTTAATGCGAGGCTAGTAGTACAAACATTTCATGGAACTGGCTACACCGTGATTATCTCCTAACCTAGTTAGGAACTAGGTCACTTTGTAATGTAGACGGGGCCGTAACCCTGTGCCTCGTCAGTAAGTAAAGCCTTGGTCTGGTGCAGCAATGGAAGCCTCCCCTCCATTTTAAAGAGACGGTTTCTAGAAGTGGGTGGAGTTCAGCTTCAGGGCCAATTTAGACTTAGGCCTCTGCTAAGATTGCCAACAAGGGAGCCAGCTACTGCCCACTTCAGTGGTGGTGTCGATGCAGCCACCTGAGCTAAGGCATTCATTTCGCACAGGCCCTGGACCAGCAATCAGATGGTTACCGCTGCTCGTTATTACTGACCTGGGGTGGATTTGAACCAATAACCGCTAAGTAAAAGGCTCCATATTCCAGCTGCCTGAGCCGCCTGGTCTGTTTCTGTACTGCCCATGGATGGGGGGGTGAGCGCTCTCGACTCAGCTGTGACTCCTGTTCTTACCCTAGGTCCAGGACATTGAATTCACCCAGATTGAAATGAAGGTGATTGAAGGCCTGAAAATTGGCAATGAATGTCTGAATAAAATGCATGAGGTAAGGGTGACCCAGAGAGCTCTGGGTGAGGCAGAGTTATGGGTGTTCACATCTGTTCTGCAGCCCTGGTGTGAAGATTTTGGCTTTCTCCTCCTAGGTCATGTCAGTAGAAGAAGTGGAAAGAATAATAGATGAAACCCAAGATGCTGTGGAATATCAAAAGGTACGTCTAGCACACACATGCCGTCCTGAGCAGAGATGACCAATCATGCCGTGGACTCTGCTCCTTGCTACCAGCTAGGCTGAGATCGCCAAAATGCATTTCGGAGGTGACCAAATTAGGGTTTGAATTTAGGCTTCCCGCAGCAAAAAAACAGAGCAATAACTGTCTGTGTCGTGGGGTCCCCTTATCACATgccctgttttgtgtgtgtgttcggtGCTGTAAGCAGCCGAGCTGTCGTGCTTTGGTGTTCATTGGCACATCTATCTCTCTCCCGCACAGCAAATCGATGAAATGTTGGCCGGCAGCTTCACCGAAGAAGATGAAGATGCCATTTTAGAAGAATTAAATGCCATTACTCAGGTGAGCCTTAATTTCTTGCTCTGGTAATCACTTTTAGTCCACATTTCCAAGTGGTAGCCTTTCATCAGGGAAGGGGTTGTTTCCCCTGTAGAGATGGCAATTGATTTAATTCTGCTGGATATCCTAATTATAGCTG from Malaclemys terrapin pileata isolate rMalTer1 chromosome 13, rMalTer1.hap1, whole genome shotgun sequence includes:
- the CHMP6 gene encoding charged multivesicular body protein 6 isoform X1 yields the protein MGNLFGRKRRSRVTEQDKAVLQLKQQRDKLKQYQKRITLNLERERSVARQLLRDGKKEKAKSLLKKKRYQEQLLDKTENQISNLERMVQDIEFTQIEMKVIEGLKIGNECLNKMHEVMSVEEVERIIDETQDAVEYQKQIDEMLAGSFTEEDEDAILEELNAITQEQLELPEVPAEPLPEKTPGRVSLFDRTTSCFSCIFSGV
- the CHMP6 gene encoding charged multivesicular body protein 6 isoform X2; the encoded protein is MGNLFGRKRRSRVTEQDKAVLQLKQQRDKLKQYQKRITLNLERERSVARQLLRDGKKEKAKSLLKKKRYQEQLLDKTENQISNLERMVQDIEFTQIEMKVIEGLKIGNECLNKMHEVMSVEEVERIIDETQDAVEYQKQIDEMLAGSFTEEDEDAILEELNAITQEQLELPEVPAEPLPEKTPEASPVKIKAKPELVAAS